A region of the Chloroflexota bacterium genome:
GGTGATGGAGAGCGGCTCGGGCTACGTCTACGTGGCTGCCGACGTGACGAAAGCGCCGCTCGACAAGAAGGAAGTCCGCCAGGCGATCAACCTCGCGATCAATCGCACGCGCTTCAACCAGACCGCCATGAACGGCATCGGGCGGGCGACGACGCTGCCCTGGCCGACGTTCTCACCGGCCTTCGACGCGGCGCTGGCGAGCAGCGTCCCGTTCGACCTGGAGAAGGCGAAGGCGTTGCTGGCGCAGGCCGGCATGAGCGGCGGGTTCGAGGTGCCGCTGACCTTCAACACGCAGCGCACCGCCACGAACGGCAAGCTGGTGGAGATCCTCCAGTCGGACCTTGGGCAGATCGGCGTCAAGATTCAGGTGCAGAGCCAGGAGAACACCGTCTTCCAGCGGACCCTCAACGAGGGGAAGTTTGGCGGCCTCTTCACCCACGGCCACGGCTTCTCGAACAGGACGCCGGCGGCCCTCTTCGTGCAGGCGTTCCCGTTCCGGGCGCAGAACGCCTCAAACTTCACCTCGCCGGAGTACACCCGCCTGACCGCCGCCATGCAGACCGAGGCCGACGAGGCGAAGTTGAAGGCCCTGTACGGCGAGATGAACCGCCTGCTGCTGGACGAGGCGTTCATCATGGACGTGGCCACGGACCCCGGCCACTACGTGGCGAAGGCGAACGTCCAGAACCTCGACTACAACCTGCAAGACTGGTGGGTGCTCCACCGGGCGTCTGTCGGCTGATGCACGCATGTCCGGCGGGTGATGCGCCATCACCCGCTCTGGAGGTATCCCGTTGAGCGTCCCGCCACCCCCTCCGTCCGCGCCCTCCCCACCCAGGAACGCGCGCGTCCTGTTCATCACCGCTGACCAGCAGCGGCGCGACAGCCTCCCGGTCTACGGGCTGGAGTTTGTCCAGGCGCCGAACCTGGAGCGCATCGCGCGGGAGGGCGCGGCGTTCACCCGCGCCTACACACCCGCGCCGCTCTGCCAGCCGGCTCGCGCCGCCATCCTGACCGGCCTCTCGCCGCACGTTCACGGCGTGCTGGACAACCACGTCTGGTTCACGCCGCCCGTGCAGCCCTGGGCGCCGACCGTCACGGCGGCCGGCTACAAGACGGCGGCCATCGGCAAGATGCACTTCTACCCCTGGGACGACCCGCACGGCTTCACGGATCGCATCTCGGCCGAGGACAAGCGCCACTACTATCGGCGCGACGATTACACTCTCTGGCTCGAAGCGCAGGGCCAGGAGCGCATTCACCCCCCGTCCATGCCCGGCTATCACGAGGGGATGGGGGCCGCCGCCAGCAACCTCCCTGAGCCGCTGCACCTGGACAGCTACATCGGCGACCGTGGCGCGGAGTGGCTGCGCGCGAACGCGAGCGAGCCGTTCTTCGCGTGGGTCAGCTTCAACAGCCCGCACGATCCGTACGACCCGCCGGCCGATCTGGCCGACCTCTACCTGGATGCGCCGATACCGGACCCGGTTGGCTCGGTCGAAGACTTGCAGGATCGGCCGGCGGCCCAGCGCACGGCGTTTGCCGGCACGCTCAATAATCCGCTGTTCCAGATGGACTACAGCCATCTGACGCCCGAGCAGATCCGCCGCATCCGGGCGCACTACTACGCCGAGATCACGCATGTGGACCGGCAAGTTGGCAAGCTGCTGGCGGCGCTGGAAGAGGCCGGCGTGCTGGACGACACGCTGATCATCTTCTCCAGCGACCACGGCGACGCGCTGGGCGATCATGGGCTGATCTTCAAGAACTACTTCTACGAGTCGATGGTCGGCGTTCCGCTGCTGGCCCGTGGCCCAGGCGTGACGCCCGGCGGGCGCAGCTCGGCCCTGGTGGACACCACCGACATCGCCGCCACCATCCTGCAGCATCTCGGGCTGCCGCTGCCCTCGCCCTGCCAGAGCCGCGCGTTGCAGCCGGTCCTCGCCGATCCCTCCCTGGGCCACCGTGACGCGGTGTTCTCGTACGTGGACGACCGCGCGATGGTCCGAACGGATGGGTGGAAGCTCGGCCAGTACGGCGACGGCGACGGCGAGCTGTACGACCTGCAGGGTGACCCGGCCGAGCTGCACAATCTCTATCACGATGCCGAGTACCGGGAGACCCGCGCGGAGCTGATCACCCTGCTCGCCAACGAGGCGATCGCCGGCTACGGCGTGCGCTCGCAGTTGAATCGCTGCCCGCCAGATGAGGAACGGGCGCAGGCGTTCAGGGAGATCGCCGCCCGCTCGACGGGCTAGCGGCGCATCGACGCCAGGGTGCGCCCGGCCCGGTCCACAGCCCAATCCACAGCCAACGCCCGGGTTGACGAGGTGGCGACTCGCTGGTATCCTGCGAGGCAGTCAGAGGAATTCCCGTTTGATGGCTGTATGGGCGACCTTGCACGGTCAGCAGCAGGCGTCCGCTCCGAGGCGGTCGGTCGTGGCGCAGGTCAGACGGTCGCTGTTGGGTGGGCTGGCGGCACTCCTGGCGCTGACGCTCGCCGGCAGCAGCACGGGCGATGCGAGTGCGTCGCCTGTGCCTGCCTTCGGGTTGGGCCGCGCGCAGGACATCGCCAGCCCCGTCCAGCCTGCCGAGCGCGACGCCGACACCACTGCCATCGTGCCGGCGCGCCCGCCAGCCGGCGGCCAGCCGGGGACGGGGACGCCGCGCGGCGACGGGCAGCGCCAGGGGAGCGTCGTGGCGGTGTTCCAGGATCCCGCTGATCCGCTGATCGTGATCTCGGCCGCCACCGGGTATCTGACCGTCCGCCTACGCTGCGGCGACCTCTGCCCCAGCATCCACCTGGGCGACTACGTCGTTGCGGAAGGCCGCCGTCGCAGCGACGCCGTCTTCGACGCCGTCGAAGTGTGGGTTGTCGCACCGTAGCCTGCCGCCCGCCTGCTGGCCGGGGGACGCGTCCCGCGCGGTTCGGGTGGTGTGCCACAATGGCGACGCACAGCCGCTGCGCGCACCCTCGATCTCCGCGTAGCTGGCCGCCGGCGCAGCGCTGCACATCCCGAGGGGCCAGCCATGACGACGACGGTCACGTCTCCATCGACCGATTCGGCCTCGTTTGAGGCGGCCTTCGGCCGCGAGGTGCTCCAGAGCGAGCGCCTGCGGATCGTCGTCGTGGTGGCGCTGTTCGGTGCGATCTACCTGCGCTGGGCGTTCATCTGGCTGGTCTTCCCGCAGGCCATCGAGGCGCAGATGGGTGCGGCCCTGCACATCGCCCTGCTCGGGTCGCTCGGGGCGGCGATCATCGGGTACGAGCTGCTGGTGCTGCTCCGACTGACCTATGCGCTCCGGCGCGGCAAGACAGTCCCGAAGGTGATGCGCTATCTGAACGCCTTCGTCGAGATCAGTTTCCCGACGGCGGCGATGATCTTCGGGGTTGAGGTGAGCAGCCCGGCCTATGCGTTGTTCGCTCCGCCGGCCTGGGCCTACTTCGTCTTCATCATCCTGGCGACGCTGCGTCTGGACTTCTGGCTCTGCCTGTTCACGGGCCTGACTGCCGCTGCGCAGTACGGCATCCTGGGGCTCGTCCTGCTCAGCCAGCCGCAGGTGGAGACCGTCGATCCGATCCTCAGCGCGCAGATGAATCACGGCATGCGGATCGGTCTGCTGTTGGGGGCCGGGCTGGCGGCCGGGATCGTCAGCCTCCAAATCAAGCGGCAGTTCGTGCGGGCGCTCAGGAGCGTTGAGGAGCAGAACCGGGTCATCGGGATGTTCGGGCAGCACGTCTCGCCGGCCGTGGTCGAGCGGCTGCTGACCCAGGATGTCGAGATCGGCGGCGAGGTCCGGCACGTCTGCGTGATGTTCCTGGACATTCAGGGGTTCACCACGTTCTCGGAGAACAAGCGGCCCGAGGAGGTCGTGGCCTATTTGAACTCGCTGTTTCCGGTCCTCATCGACTCGGTGAACGGACATCAGGGGATCG
Encoded here:
- a CDS encoding sulfatase-like hydrolase/transferase, which produces MSVPPPPPSAPSPPRNARVLFITADQQRRDSLPVYGLEFVQAPNLERIAREGAAFTRAYTPAPLCQPARAAILTGLSPHVHGVLDNHVWFTPPVQPWAPTVTAAGYKTAAIGKMHFYPWDDPHGFTDRISAEDKRHYYRRDDYTLWLEAQGQERIHPPSMPGYHEGMGAAASNLPEPLHLDSYIGDRGAEWLRANASEPFFAWVSFNSPHDPYDPPADLADLYLDAPIPDPVGSVEDLQDRPAAQRTAFAGTLNNPLFQMDYSHLTPEQIRRIRAHYYAEITHVDRQVGKLLAALEEAGVLDDTLIIFSSDHGDALGDHGLIFKNYFYESMVGVPLLARGPGVTPGGRSSALVDTTDIAATILQHLGLPLPSPCQSRALQPVLADPSLGHRDAVFSYVDDRAMVRTDGWKLGQYGDGDGELYDLQGDPAELHNLYHDAEYRETRAELITLLANEAIAGYGVRSQLNRCPPDEERAQAFREIAARSTG
- a CDS encoding adenylate/guanylate cyclase domain-containing protein — translated: MTTTVTSPSTDSASFEAAFGREVLQSERLRIVVVVALFGAIYLRWAFIWLVFPQAIEAQMGAALHIALLGSLGAAIIGYELLVLLRLTYALRRGKTVPKVMRYLNAFVEISFPTAAMIFGVEVSSPAYALFAPPAWAYFVFIILATLRLDFWLCLFTGLTAAAQYGILGLVLLSQPQVETVDPILSAQMNHGMRIGLLLGAGLAAGIVSLQIKRQFVRALRSVEEQNRVIGMFGQHVSPAVVERLLTQDVEIGGEVRHVCVMFLDIQGFTTFSENKRPEEVVAYLNSLFPVLIDSVNGHQGIVNKFLGDGFMAVFGAPIEDAQDCRNAVAAALEMLHAVETMSMRGTIAPTTIRIGLHAGEAVTGNVGSSARKEYTIIGDVVNLASRLEQLNKQFGSRLLVSEMVADRLDGIAVTKIGHGDVQVKGREQPVPVFELRDEQPAASTG